A genomic region of Gossypium hirsutum isolate 1008001.06 chromosome D01, Gossypium_hirsutum_v2.1, whole genome shotgun sequence contains the following coding sequences:
- the LOC121213867 gene encoding protein HLB1: MLPLPHLKEGNMTTPPVGNAIAPHRDWKRTEFFLNHEALQRVIKAEQKQVSRSLSGTIAEVTNEENSAIRVEIPDIVSVSSCADLTLPPGAGLCIDTTYGPIFWFLTCGNL, encoded by the exons ATG CTACCTTTACCCCATCTCAAAGAGGGAAATATGACTACACCACCAGTAGGAAACGCAATTGCTCCACATCGTGATTGGAAGAGAACAGAGTTCTTTTTGAATCATGAAGCACTTCAACGG GTCATCAAAGCCGAGCAGAAACAAGTTTCTCGAAGCCTCTCCGGCACAATTGCAGAAGTAACAAATGAAGAAAACTCAGCTATCAGAGTTGAGATTCCAGATATTGTGTCTGTATCATCATGTGCTGATCTGACTCTACCACCAGGTGCAGGCCTCTGCATTGATACTACCTATGGTCCAATTTTCTG GTTTCTGACTTGTGGGAATCTCTAG